From Panthera tigris isolate Pti1 chromosome D3, P.tigris_Pti1_mat1.1, whole genome shotgun sequence, one genomic window encodes:
- the NARS1 gene encoding asparagine--tRNA ligase, cytoplasmic, which produces MSLEVTGPTAGMVLELYVSDREGNDATGDGTKEKPFKTGLKALMTVGKEPFPTIYIDSQKENERWDVISKSQMKNIKKMWHREQMKSESREKKEAEDNLRREKNLEEAKKITIKNDPSLPEPKCVKIHALEGYRGQRVKVFGWVHRLRRQGKNLMFLVLRDGTGYLQCVLSDDLCQCYNGVVLATESSVAVYGMLNLTPKGKQAPGGHELSCDFWELIGLAPAGGADNLINEESDVDVQLNNRHMMIRGENMSKILKARSVVTRCFRDHFFDRGYYEVTPPTLVQTQVEGGATLFKLDYFGEEAFLTQSSQLYLETCIPALGDVFCIAQSYRAEQSRTRRHLAEYTHVEAECPFLTFEELLNRLEDLVCDVVDRVLKSPAASIVRDLNPNFKPPKRPFKRMNYSDAIVWLKEHDIKKEDGTFYEFGEDIPEAPERLMTDTINEPILLCRFPVEIKSFYMQRCPEDSRLTESVDVLMPNVGEIVGGSMRIWDSEEMLAGYKREGIDPTPYYWYTDQRKYGTCPHGGYGLGLERFLTWILNRYHIRDVCLYPRFVQRCKP; this is translated from the exons ATGTCCTTGGAGGTGACCGGGCCGACCGCAGGGATGGTACTAG AGCTCTATGTCTCGGATCGAGAGGGAAATGATGCTACAGGTGATGGAACCAAGGAGAAACCTTTTAAAACAGGTCTAAAG GCTTTGATGACGGTAGGAAAAGAGCCCTTCCCCACCATTTACATAgattcacaaaaggaaaatgag AGGTGGGATGTTATTTCTAAATCACAGatgaagaacattaaaaaaatgtggcataGGGAACAAATGAAGAGTGAATCCCGGGAAAAGAAAGAG GCAGAAGACAATTTGCGAAGAGAAAAGAACCTAGAAGAAGCAAAGAAGATTACCATCAAAAACGATCCAAGTCTCCCAGAGCCAAAATGT GTGAAGATTCATGCACTGGAAGGATACAGAGGCCAAAGAGTAAAGGTATTTGGCTGGGTCCACAGGCTGCGTAGGCAAG GAAAGAATTTAATGTTCCTAGTGTTGCGGGATGGTACGGGTTATCTTCAATGTGTCTTGTCGGATGACTTG TGTCAGTGTTACAATGGAGTAGTCTTGGCCACCGAGAGTAGCGTTGCAGTCTATGGGATGCTGAATCTGACCCCAAAGGGCAAGCAG GCTCCCGGTGGCCATGAGCTGAGCTGTGACTTCTGGGAACTGATCGGGTTGGCCCCTGCCGGAGGAGCTGATAACCTGATCAACGAGGAGTCGGATGTTGACGTCCAGCTCAACAACCGACACATGATGATCCGGGGAGAAAACATGTCCAAGATCCTGAAAGCACGTTCCGTGGTCACTAGGTGCTTTCGAGATCACTTCTTTGATAGGGGATACTATGAA GTTACTCCTCCAACGTTAGTGCAAACACAGGTGGAAGGTGGTGCTACGCTCTTCAAGCTGGACTATTTTGGGGAAGAGGCATTTTTGACTCAGTCCTCTCAGTTGTACCTCGAGACCTGCATTCCGGCCCTGGGAGATGTGTTTTGTATTGCACAGTCATACCGGGCAGAACAGTCCAGAACACGAAGGCACCTGGCTGA ATACACACACGTGGAAGCAGAGTGCCCTTTCCTGACCTTTGAGGAGCTCCTGAATCGATTGGAGGACTTGGTTTGTGATGTGGTGGACAGAGTCTTGAAATCACCTGCAGCAAGCATAGTTCGTGACCTCAACCCG AACTTCAAGCCCCCCAAACGGCCTTTTAAGCGAATGAACTATTCAGATGCTATCGTGTGGCTGAAAGAACACGACataaagaaagaagatggaaCTTTCTATGAATTTGGAGAG GATATCCCAGAAGCTCCTGAGAGACTGATGACAGACACCATTAATGAGCCCATCTTGCTATGTCGATTTCCCGTAGAGATCAAGTCCTTCTACATGCAGCGATGTCCTGAGGATTCCCGCCTTACAGAATCT gtGGATGTGTTGATGCCAAATGTTGGTGAGATTGTGGGAGGCTCAATGCGTATCTGGGATAGTGAAGAAATGCTGGCGGGTTATAAAAGGGAAGGGATTGACCCCACTCCCTACTACTGGTACACAGATCAG agaaaatatGGCACATGTCCTCATGGCGGATATGGCTTGGGCTTGGAACGATTCTTGACCTGGATTCTGAATAGGTATCACATCCGAGACGTATGCTTATACCCACGATTTGTCCAGCGTTGCAAACCATAA